In the genome of Metabacillus litoralis, the window ATAATCATCTGAATTTTGTACAGACCTGACAGGTGGCTTTTCTTCATTATTTTGCGGTAAATAACTCAATAAATTCCGTACTTGTAAAAGTACATCCTCTTCAGTAGAACCTGAAAAATGAGCATTTCCGCTAATGGTATTATGTACTTTTGCACCACCTAAATCCTCTGAACTTATTTTCTCACCTGTTACGGTTTCAATTACTTTCGGTCCTGTAATAAACATTTGGCTAGTTTTTTCGACCATAAAAACAAAATCCGTTATAGCCGGTGAATAAACAGCCCCTCCTGCACACGGACCCAATATCACAGAAATTTGAGGAATAACACCGGAATAAATTGTGTTTCGGTAAAAGATTTGGCCATAGCCATCTAATGATACCACACCCTCTTGAATTCTAGCACCGCCAGAGTCATTTAGTCCAACAAAAGGAGTACCATTTTTTGCAGCTAAATCCATAACAGCTGCAATCTTCATCGCATGCATTTCACCTAGAGCTCCGCCAAAAACAGTAAAGTCTTGGGAAAACAGATATATTGGTTTTCCATTTACTTTCCCATAACCCGTTACAACACCATCACCAGGACCAGCTTTATCAGATAAGCCAAAATCATTACATCGATGTTGAATAAAAGGATTAATTTCAACAAAAGAATTAGGATCAAGTAACAAATCGATTCTTTCTCGGGCGGTTAATTTTCCTTTTTCGTGTTGTTTTGCTACTTTTTCATCACCGCCACCTAACTCTACCGCTCGTCTTCGATCGTATAATTCGTTAATTTTTTCATAAATATCATGATTCATTACGTTCACCCCGCTTTTTTTCACATAACTCAACTAACACACGATTCCCTGCCGTTGGGTGAATAAACGCAATATTTGAATTAGCTGCACCGCTTCTTACATTTTCATCAATAAGAGGAATTCCTTTTTCCTTTAGCTCTTTTAAACGGGCACTTATGTCATCTACCCCTAAAGCTATATGGTGAATTCCTTCCCCCTTTTTTGAGAGAAATTTGCTAATAGCACTTTCATCAGACATTGGTTCTAACAATTCAATTTTTGTTTCTCCAGCTTTTAAAAATGCCACTTTCACTTGTTGTGTCGAAACCTCTTCAACCCCTAATAATCGAAGCTGCAAAACGTCTCTATAAAATGTTAATGCACTTTCTATTGAATGTACGGCAATTCCAATATGATCAACTTTGTTTATCAACACTCATCTCTCCCCACCTTATGATGATGAAAACGCTATCAAGATATAATATTTCTTCTCTTTCCACTAAAGAAATTCCTCTTTTTTTGACGAAATTCTTTCACATTTTAACTGTTGTCCAAATGAAACTTTCACGATAGAATAATACGTACAAGGAGTGAAGAAATATGTCACGTAAAACACAAAAAGTTGTCGTTTATTTAATGATTGGCGTTATGCTTATCACAACTCTACTTGCTGGTGTATCAGCTTGGTTTTAATACTAGAAACTATATGATTCCTATGAGGTAATGTATTTGTTATTTTATACATTACCTCGTTTCAATAATTTAAAAGATATTCATGAGTTGACCCGAAGATTCATGTTCTAAGGTCAAAATCTTGTTGGAATACAGCAAAAGAGTCTGAAAGAAAGGTGGTAAAACCTATCTTCCAGACTCTTTTGTTATTGCACCATGCTTTATCGCCAAATTCTCAAAAGATTCTTCTGTATTAGTAATAAGCACCTTCGTGCCTAAAGGAACTTTTTTATAAAACGTTTCAACCTCTTCGTTTTGCATCCTTACACAACCTTGCGTTACATAGTGTCCAATAGAATCTTTGTTATTTGTTCCATGAATCCCAAAGGTTCGTCCATCCGTGTCTTCTGCATCAAAACCAATCCATCTTGTCCCAAGAGGGTTTTTAGGGTCACCTCCTGGTATATCTTTTTTCCGATAATAAGGGTCAACTGCCTTAACTGTTATTGTAAACTTTCCCTCAGGTGTAAGTTCCTTCGTTTTACCTGTTGCCACATGATGAATTTCCTTTATTTCATTATCATTAATAAAAGCCAGTTCATTTGTTTGTTTATTAATAATGATAAAAGGATCACCAGGTATTGGATTATCTCCTAAAGGCCAGAATGGTGAATGAATAATAAAAAGAAAAAGAAACAATGCTTTCATTAAAAATCACCGTCCTTTTTCTTTTTAATATGTTCAGGTTGCTTTCATTCCATGCAATCTCTGGTTGGGCTCCATCCCTTTAAATTGACTTTTTATCACCAAATACTGTTCCATCTCTCTTACAAAATGCAGCAAAGCTGCTCTTGCTTCAAACTCTTCCCTTGTTTTTGGCAAATCCATTTCCTCAAAAGACCTTTTCATCTCTTGTAGTTGGCTAAGAAATTTATTTGCTGTATTTCCTGGATGGATATTCAAACTTAACTCATGTAAAAAGTCGGCAATCATTTTACTTTGTTCCATAGCAATATGTATTGAGGTGACTATCGGAATAACTCGCTCAATAATCTCAAATTGTTTTTCTCTCATTTTAAAATAATGATAATACGAATTCTCATGACGTAAAAAATGATTTTCAACATCTCGAAATGCGATTGTTTTTGCCTCGTCTATGAGCTTTGCTGTCTTCGTAATTTCCTTTCCATCCCATTTTTGATCTTTTTCTGTTAAATAACGTTCAATTTCTTGAAATATAACAGCCAAATTTTCCTCAATTTCAATCTGTAAATTTTTTAATTTTTTCTCCACACTAGGCATATATAAATTCATAATAAGAGCCATACCGATTCCTATTACAACGATTGATAATTCATTTCCGATAATATCAAGTGTTATTTGTTCTTCACTGAATAAGTGGAATATAACAACAGTGCTTGTCACGATACCTTCTGTCGCCTTTACAATAACAGTTGTTGGAATAAAAAATAATAAAAGAAGTCCGATTACTAACGGATGGTAGGCAATACCTTCAAAAAATACAAAAGAAAAGATCATTGCAATCAAACAAGCCAGAAAGCGCGCCCAAGAACTTTTTAAAGATTTCTTCTTCGTTACCTGTATACATAGTATTGTGATAATTCCCGCAGAGGTATAATTGTCTAATCCTAAAAATTGTGCAAGCATAATAGCAAGTGTGGTTCCAAGTGCCGTTTTTGCCGTACGGTAGCCTATCTTAAACATAGATAATCTCCTTATATCTCCATTATGTACAATAGTTTACACTATTTAGTTTAAAAAACGAAAAAAGATGATCAATTTAAGATCATCTTTTTGATTATATCTATTAAAGCATCTTTTCAAGAAAATCCTGAGCACGCTTTGTTTTAGGAGCCGTAAAGAACTCGCTTGGCGGTGCATCTTCCACAAGCAAGCCTCCATCTAAGAAAAGCACACGATCTGCAACTTCCTTAGCGAACCCCATTTCATGTGTCACGATCGCCATAGTCATACCAGTTTGAGCCAAATCCTTCATAACCTCTAATACTTCCTTGACCATTTCAGGATCTAAAGCAGAGGTAGGTTCATCAAACAACATAACATCTGGATTCATCGCTAGTGCCCTGGCAATAGCAACCCTTTGCTTTTGTCCACCTGATAAACGATTTGGATATTCATTTGCTTTCTCAAGAAGACCTACTTTGTTTAACAAGGTTTTCGCTTGCTCTTCTGCCTCATTTTTCGAAAGACCTTTAACAGTAATTGGTGCATACGTTAAATTATCAAGTACTGTCTTATGAGGAAATAAATGAAAATGCTGAAACACCATCCCAACATTTTGTCTCACCTTGGCAATGTCTGTTTTCGGGTGTGTTAATTCACTATCATTTATCCATACCTTTCCATCGGTTGGCTTTTCAAGTAAATTTAAACAGCGTAAAAACGTAGATTTTCCTGACCCGGAAGGACCGATAATGGCGATTACTTCACCTGAAGTAATCGTAGTAGATATCCCCTTTAACACTTCTAACTTACCATAAGATTTATGAAGATTTTCAACTTTAATCACTTCGTTTCATTCTCCCTTCTAGTCCTTTACCAAGAAGAGTTAAGAACATAACTAAAATATAATAAATGACTCCGGCAAAAAGTAACGGTGCAAAGTAATTATATGAATCCGCACCTACCTGATAAGCTCGTCTCATAATATCTTGAACTCCTATTACTGTTACAATTGCCGACTCTTTCGTTAACGTAATAAATTCGTTCATTAATGCAGGTAAAATATTTTTGAATGCTTGAGGTAAAATAATATCCTTCATCATTTTAGGATAAGGAATACCTAAAGCCATTGAAGCCTCTTGTTGACCTTTATCAATTGCGTTAATTCCCGCGCGAATAATTTCAGAAATATATGCACCTGAATTTAATGTGAAGGCAGCAACTGCTGCCGGATACGGATCAATTGGAAAACCAAGTAATTGCGGTAATCCAAAATAGATGATAAGCAATTGCAAGACTAGTGGTGTTCCTCTAAATATTGATGTATATGCATCAGCAATCCACATCAATGGTTTAATTCGGCTTATTTTAAGTAGGGCAAGAACAATCCCCCAAGCAAATCCAAGCAATAAAGATAAAACAACAATTTTTAATGTTACTACTATTCCTTCTAATATAAAAGGTATAGATGGGACAATAGAAGCAAAGTTTAAGTCCATATCCATTCAACTCCTTTCTGTTAGCAATAATCCACGAATGAAAAGAGGCTGACTCAAACCAAAGGAAAATCCTTCTGAGTTAGCCTCTTCTAATAAGGTTTTTACCTTATTCTTTGCCACCGAACCACTTGATGATTAATTCATCAAGCTCACCATTTTCTTTCATCTCATTTAGTGCTTTATTAAACTCTTCTGTATATTCACTACCTTTTTGGAAGGCAATTGCAGAACCTGCTTCCTCACTTGATTCAAGTGTAAATCCAGCTAACTGATCATCTTTTTCAAAATATCCAGCTGCAACTGTATCTTCAATGATCGCTGCATCAATACGACCTGATTTTAACTCCTGAATTAACTCAGAAATTTTATTGCGGTTTTCAACCTTAAGTGAAACTTGCTCAGCAATTTCTGCTGCTTTTTCTTCTTGAATTGAACCTAGTTGTACACCAATTGTTTTTCCTTCTAGTTCTTCAACACTTTTCACTTCATTATCCTTTAATGAGACAATCATATGATTAGCTGTATAATAAATATCTGTAAAATCAACGTTTTCCGCACGTTCAGGTGTTGGTGTCATTCCTGCTAATACTAAATCAACTTGTTTTGCTTGTAGAGCTGGAATTAAACTGTTAAAATCCATATCTTGGACTTCCACTTCATAACCCGTTTTTTCTGCTAAAGCATTAACCAAATCAATATCAAATCCAATAATATCGCTGCCTTTTGCTGTATCAATATATTCAAATGGCGGGTAATCAGCTGAAGTTGCCATCTTTAAGACTTTTTTGCTTTCTCCTTCAGATCCTGTTGTTTCATTACCTTCTTCAGTTGCTGTACCGCATGCTGCTAATAAGCCAACCATTAAAATACTTATAATAAATAGTGATAATTTTTTCATGATAGTTTCCTCCTATAATAAGCATCTATTAGTTTTTTCTAAATATCATGTAATATTTATTCGATATTTTGTATTTTAACACAGGTTTATATTTATGCAATCATAATTTATAAAAATGTAATTATTAAATTTTTCTATCTATTAATACTTTTCTGAAAAAATATAAAAAAAGATTAATAAGTAAAAAGCAATAATATTACAATAAAAAAACTACACCTCTCGCTGCTAATTAACATACAGCCTGGTGTAGTTTCTTTTATTTCATTTTATACTTCCTCACAATATTCATCAAAAGCAGCTTGAAGTTTGCCAACAACACTCATTGGATCATGTCCTTCAATTTCATGACGCTCAACCATTGTTAATAGTTTACCATCTTTTAATAATGCAAACGAAGGTGAAGATGGTGGATAGCCTGTAAACATTTCACGTGCACGAGCTGTCGCTTCCTTATCTTGTCCAGCAAAAACAGTTACCAATTGATCAGGACGCTTATCATAGTGAATAGCATGAGCAGCAGCAGGTCTTGCAATTCCTCCTGCACATCCACAAACACTGTTTACCATAACAAGTGTTGTACCTTGCTTAGTAAGAACATCTTCCACTTCTTCAGGTGTTTTTAGCTCCGTATAGCCTGCAGCAACAATTTCTTTACGTGCTTGCTGTACAATATCATTCATAAATAAATTAAAATCCATGCTCAAAGAAAATCTCTCCTTTACTCTCTATAGATGTATTTTACCAATGTTTTAATAAATTGAGCAAATGTATCGCTTAAATTTTCTTTTCCATGAATAAATTCAGTAAATCAAGTGCACTAGAAGCAACACTTTTTTCTCCACTTATAACGGTACGTTCTGTTTTTATAAGCTGTTCCTTAATTTCAGGGTGATTATAAAAATAACGATATAATTCTTGTTTAAGTAAATCGTGAAGCCAATTTCGCTGTTGTTCAGCCCTTCTTTCGTAGAATAAATGATTTTTCTTTGTATATTCTTGAAAGGCATAAATAATATCCCAAACTTCACTAATACCTTCTTCCTCTTTTGCTGAGGCTGTAACAGCCTTTGTGATCCAGCCTTCTGTATAGGATTTTAAGTAATGAAGAATGGTATTATATTCGCGCTTAGCATGAGTAGCCTTTTCTTTATTATCTCCATCTGCTTTATTAACAACGACTAAATCTGGCAACTCCATTATGCCTTTTTTCATCGTTTGCAGCTCATCACCTGCACCAGTTAAAACAAGGAGAAGAAAAAAATCTACCATATCACGAACGACAAATTCTCCTTGTCCGACACCCATTGTTTCAACAAGAATAATATTATACCCAGCTGCTTCACATAAAATCATCGTCTCTCTCGTTTTTCTATTCACTCCTCCAAGATTTCCACCAGAAGGGGAAGGACGAATATAAGCATTGGGATGCTTGGATAGACGTTCCATCCGTGTCTTATCTCCCATAATACTACCTTTAGAAACTTGACTACTAGGATCAACCGCTAAAACTGCCACTCGGTTTCCTTGCTCACAAAGGAAAGTACCAAATGAATCAATAAATGTACTTTTCCCTGCCCCAGGAACGCCAGTAATTCCAATTCTTATTGATTTACTTTTCTTTTGAAGTAACGCTTCGATAATTTGTTGAGACTTTTCAAAATGGTGCTTTGCATTACTCTCAACTAAAGTAATAGCCTGTGCCAAAATAACACGATCAGCTTTTTTAATTCCATTAATATAATGCTCAACAGGAATATCACGATTTTTTTTCACAAACTTACTCATTCTTGCCATTCCTCATAGCCTAATACATCGAAAACTTTATTAAGTACTTTTTCCGCCGCAACTGGAATAACGGTACCTGGACCGAAGATCTCAGCTGCGCCTTTTTCTTTTAAGTCCTCATAATCTTGAAATGGGATAACACCGCCAATGATGACCACAATATCCTCTCGACCAAGCTTTTTCAATTCGGATATTAATTGCGGAAGAAGCGTTTTATGTCCTGCCGCAAGAGAGCTCATACCAACAAC includes:
- a CDS encoding acyl-CoA carboxylase subunit beta; translation: MNHDIYEKINELYDRRRAVELGGGDEKVAKQHEKGKLTARERIDLLLDPNSFVEINPFIQHRCNDFGLSDKAGPGDGVVTGYGKVNGKPIYLFSQDFTVFGGALGEMHAMKIAAVMDLAAKNGTPFVGLNDSGGARIQEGVVSLDGYGQIFYRNTIYSGVIPQISVILGPCAGGAVYSPAITDFVFMVEKTSQMFITGPKVIETVTGEKISSEDLGGAKVHNTISGNAHFSGSTEEDVLLQVRNLLSYLPQNNEEKPPVRSVQNSDDYRPDLTDSIPFDAVRPYDVRTVIKQVVDEQSFLEVQKDFAKNIVIGLARIKGEVVGLVCNQPKYMAGGLDIDSSDKAARFIRFCDSFQIPLITFEDVTGFFPGIKQEHGGIIRHGAKILFAYSEATVPKITVILRKAYGGAYVALNSKSIGADLVFAWPNAEIAVMGPQGAANIIFAKEIQESPNPEQTRAEKIEEYRKKFANPYVAASQGMVDDVIDPRDTRIKLIQALEMLRTKKENRPAKKHGNIPL
- the mce gene encoding methylmalonyl-CoA epimerase — its product is MINKVDHIGIAVHSIESALTFYRDVLQLRLLGVEEVSTQQVKVAFLKAGETKIELLEPMSDESAISKFLSKKGEGIHHIALGVDDISARLKELKEKGIPLIDENVRSGAANSNIAFIHPTAGNRVLVELCEKKRGERNES
- the prli42 gene encoding stressosome-associated protein Prli42, whose amino-acid sequence is MSRKTQKVVVYLMIGVMLITTLLAGVSAWF
- a CDS encoding L,D-transpeptidase, whose amino-acid sequence is MKALFLFLFIIHSPFWPLGDNPIPGDPFIIINKQTNELAFINDNEIKEIHHVATGKTKELTPEGKFTITVKAVDPYYRKKDIPGGDPKNPLGTRWIGFDAEDTDGRTFGIHGTNNKDSIGHYVTQGCVRMQNEEVETFYKKVPLGTKVLITNTEESFENLAIKHGAITKESGR
- a CDS encoding aromatic acid exporter family protein codes for the protein MFKIGYRTAKTALGTTLAIMLAQFLGLDNYTSAGIITILCIQVTKKKSLKSSWARFLACLIAMIFSFVFFEGIAYHPLVIGLLLLFFIPTTVIVKATEGIVTSTVVIFHLFSEEQITLDIIGNELSIVVIGIGMALIMNLYMPSVEKKLKNLQIEIEENLAVIFQEIERYLTEKDQKWDGKEITKTAKLIDEAKTIAFRDVENHFLRHENSYYHYFKMREKQFEIIERVIPIVTSIHIAMEQSKMIADFLHELSLNIHPGNTANKFLSQLQEMKRSFEEMDLPKTREEFEARAALLHFVREMEQYLVIKSQFKGMEPNQRLHGMKAT
- a CDS encoding amino acid ABC transporter ATP-binding protein, which codes for MIKVENLHKSYGKLEVLKGISTTITSGEVIAIIGPSGSGKSTFLRCLNLLEKPTDGKVWINDSELTHPKTDIAKVRQNVGMVFQHFHLFPHKTVLDNLTYAPITVKGLSKNEAEEQAKTLLNKVGLLEKANEYPNRLSGGQKQRVAIARALAMNPDVMLFDEPTSALDPEMVKEVLEVMKDLAQTGMTMAIVTHEMGFAKEVADRVLFLDGGLLVEDAPPSEFFTAPKTKRAQDFLEKML
- a CDS encoding amino acid ABC transporter permease, translated to MDLNFASIVPSIPFILEGIVVTLKIVVLSLLLGFAWGIVLALLKISRIKPLMWIADAYTSIFRGTPLVLQLLIIYFGLPQLLGFPIDPYPAAVAAFTLNSGAYISEIIRAGINAIDKGQQEASMALGIPYPKMMKDIILPQAFKNILPALMNEFITLTKESAIVTVIGVQDIMRRAYQVGADSYNYFAPLLFAGVIYYILVMFLTLLGKGLEGRMKRSD
- a CDS encoding transporter substrate-binding domain-containing protein; amino-acid sequence: MKKLSLFIISILMVGLLAACGTATEEGNETTGSEGESKKVLKMATSADYPPFEYIDTAKGSDIIGFDIDLVNALAEKTGYEVEVQDMDFNSLIPALQAKQVDLVLAGMTPTPERAENVDFTDIYYTANHMIVSLKDNEVKSVEELEGKTIGVQLGSIQEEKAAEIAEQVSLKVENRNKISELIQELKSGRIDAAIIEDTVAAGYFEKDDQLAGFTLESSEEAGSAIAFQKGSEYTEEFNKALNEMKENGELDELIIKWFGGKE
- a CDS encoding BrxA/BrxB family bacilliredoxin, giving the protein MSMDFNLFMNDIVQQARKEIVAAGYTELKTPEEVEDVLTKQGTTLVMVNSVCGCAGGIARPAAAHAIHYDKRPDQLVTVFAGQDKEATARAREMFTGYPPSSPSFALLKDGKLLTMVERHEIEGHDPMSVVGKLQAAFDEYCEEV
- the meaB gene encoding methylmalonyl Co-A mutase-associated GTPase MeaB → MSKFVKKNRDIPVEHYINGIKKADRVILAQAITLVESNAKHHFEKSQQIIEALLQKKSKSIRIGITGVPGAGKSTFIDSFGTFLCEQGNRVAVLAVDPSSQVSKGSIMGDKTRMERLSKHPNAYIRPSPSGGNLGGVNRKTRETMILCEAAGYNIILVETMGVGQGEFVVRDMVDFFLLLVLTGAGDELQTMKKGIMELPDLVVVNKADGDNKEKATHAKREYNTILHYLKSYTEGWITKAVTASAKEEEGISEVWDIIYAFQEYTKKNHLFYERRAEQQRNWLHDLLKQELYRYFYNHPEIKEQLIKTERTVISGEKSVASSALDLLNLFMEKKI